In the genome of Dermacentor silvarum isolate Dsil-2018 chromosome 1, BIME_Dsil_1.4, whole genome shotgun sequence, one region contains:
- the LOC119446234 gene encoding uncharacterized protein LOC119446234 — translation MRTEQVHKIACNHYITEFTKLSPMSTSSTSLTWLALDFSEGETSPETFAVRFKNAEVMDKFAKVFEECRLAVGERGSQPAGSERNGDLEREQVEDMIRKKEEDVVEDDEDDDEDDEHGEDIMFERRVTLSVQRPGTSAYESLGMGNLRMVYDNSCFGARIRVIADDGSLLCDTIVAVQTCLRTERLHAYWSAVDMSIDPILRRHFQAAFSSPQAIAEFSRIFAEAKDLAVNSSIVESIDEPPSPPK, via the exons ATGAGGACAGAGCAGGTGCACAAAATTGCCTGCAATCACTACATCACAGAGTTCACAAAGTTGTCTCCAATGTCGACTTCATCCACCTCACTTACATGGCTCGCATTGGATTTCTCTGAAGGAGAGACTTCTCCAGAAACCTTTGCCGTCCGCTTCAAG AATGCAGAAGTTATGGACAAGTTTGCCAAAGTGTTTGAAGAGTGCAGGCTGGCTGTTGGGGAGAGGGGAAGCCAACCAG CTGGCTCTGAAAGGAACGGTGACCTGGAGCGAGAGCAAGTTGAAGACATGATAAGGAAGAAGGAAGAGGATGTAGTTGAAGACGATGAGGATGATGACGAAGATGATGAGCATGGGGAAGATATTATGTTTGAAAGGAGGGTCACACTGTCTGTACAGAGACCAGGTACAAGCGCCTATGAG TCCCTTGGGATGGGCAACCTGAGGATGGTGTATGATAATTCGTGCTTTGGTGCACGTATCCGGGTCATCGCTGATGATGGGTCACTGCTGTGCGACACCATTGTGGCAGTGCAGACGTGTCTGCGCACAGAGCGCCTCCATGCCTACTGGTCCGCTGTGGATATGTCGATTGACCCCATTCTTCGACGCCACTTCCAGGCCGCCTTCAGCTCGCCTCAGGCTATTGCAGAATTCAGCCGAATCTTTGCTGAG GCCAAGGACCTGGCTGTGAACAGCTCAATTGTCGAATCCATTGATGAGCCACCCAGTCCTCCAAAATGA